The Nicotiana tabacum cultivar K326 chromosome 14, ASM71507v2, whole genome shotgun sequence genome contains a region encoding:
- the LOC107792352 gene encoding uncharacterized protein LOC107792352 — MKTLNTEHNCGVAYDNNTVDFSTIAQYFKLKLQDNPKCNVKEMMADLKRVFELNISHDKCKRVKRMVLESLDGSFSDEYNKLEAYVIELRDSNPGSDVVINLLKNTLEEGTRRFLRMYICFQALKIGFKLGLRPFIGLDSTFLKGKAKGQLLVAVGQDSQNHFYPLAWAVVDKRTKNTWNWFLQLLQHSLDLKDGEGITFMSDMQKGLIDGVRTVLPHSQHRYCVRHIEANWCKIYNTGESKKLLWWCAWSTYEKEFKD; from the exons ATGAAGACATTAAATACAGAACATAATTGTGGTGTTGCTTATGATAACAATACCGTTGATTTCAGTACCATTGCACAgtatttcaagcttaaattacAGGATAATCCTAAGTGTAATGTAAAGGAGATGATGGCAGATTTGAAGAGGGTTTTTGAACTAAATATTAGTCATGATAAGTGTAAGAGAGTAAAGAGAATGGTCTTGGAAAGCTTAGATGGTAGCTTTAGTGATGAGTACAACAAACTTGAAGCTTATGTAATTGAATTGAGAGATAGTAATCCAGGCAGTGATGTGGTTATAAACCTTTTAAAGAATACACTTGAAGAAGGAACAAGAAGATTTTTGAGGATGTATATTTGCTTTCAAGCTTTAAAGATTGGTTTCAAGTTAGGGTTGAGACCTTTTATTGGTCTAGATAGCACTTTCTTAAAGGGGAAAGCTAAGGGCCAACTGCTAGTGGCTGTTGGACAGGATTCACAGAACCATTTCTACCCTTTGGCTTGGGCAGTTGTTGATAAAAGGACAAAGAATACATGGAACTGGTTCCTGCAGTTGCTTCAACATTCTCTGGACCTCAAGGATGGGGAAGGAATTACTTTCATGTCAGACATGCAAAAG GGATTAATTGATGGTGTTAGAACTGTCCTTCCTCATTCACAACATAGATATTGTGTTAGACATATTGAGGCTAACTGGTGCAAGATATACAATACTGGTGAAAGCAAAAAACTACTTTGGTGGTGTGCATGGTCTACTTATGAGAAGGAATTCAAGGACTAA